One segment of Clostridium botulinum DNA contains the following:
- a CDS encoding aminoacyl-histidine dipeptidase, whose product MRKFKQINCEKVFYYFNEISKIPRGSGNEKEISDYLLNFGKNLGLEAIQDDALNIIIKKPASPGYEKAPKVIIQGHMDMVCEKNNEKVHDFTKDPIELVTKNDFIYASGTTLGADDGIAVAYAMAILEDNTLEHPAIEVLLTSDEEAGMSGAMALKSGCLDGKIVINLDSEDEGKLLVSCAGGIRTKSTLNVQWEKSKTDKKAFKITIKGLSGGHSGADIHLGRGNSNKLIGRVLKNILNQMELNLISLNGGSKNNAIPREAIAELLIDNNKEKELLNIISILREEFKNEFRIKDPNVQIEIEELKENIEKVFSKESTEKVINLLYLYPNGINTVSSDIVGLTESSTNIGVLTTKEDKVEYDSAVRSSVFSLRQEIVERIRCLTEILGGTVSNTAGYPEWQYKEESKIRELCKTVYKEMYNEEAEVVAIHAGVECGLFKEKLGDLDMISFGPDIFDAHTPNEHMSISSVERVWSYLLEVLKEIK is encoded by the coding sequence ATGAGAAAATTTAAACAAATTAATTGTGAAAAAGTTTTTTACTACTTCAATGAAATATCTAAAATACCTAGAGGTTCAGGGAATGAAAAGGAAATAAGTGATTATTTACTTAATTTCGGGAAAAATCTAGGCTTAGAGGCAATTCAAGATGACGCCTTAAATATAATTATAAAAAAACCAGCATCACCAGGATATGAAAAAGCTCCTAAGGTAATAATCCAAGGACATATGGATATGGTCTGTGAAAAAAATAACGAAAAAGTACATGATTTCACTAAAGACCCTATAGAATTAGTGACTAAAAATGATTTTATTTATGCTAGTGGTACAACACTTGGGGCTGATGATGGTATTGCAGTAGCATATGCAATGGCAATATTAGAAGATAATACATTAGAACATCCAGCAATAGAAGTTTTACTTACAAGTGATGAAGAAGCAGGTATGAGTGGAGCTATGGCTTTAAAATCAGGATGCTTAGATGGTAAAATAGTAATAAATTTAGATTCTGAAGATGAAGGTAAGCTATTAGTAAGTTGTGCAGGTGGAATAAGAACAAAATCTACTTTAAATGTACAATGGGAAAAGTCAAAAACAGATAAAAAAGCTTTTAAGATTACTATCAAGGGCTTAAGTGGTGGCCATTCAGGTGCTGATATACATTTAGGAAGAGGAAATTCTAATAAACTTATAGGAAGAGTATTAAAAAATATACTTAACCAAATGGAGTTGAATTTGATCTCATTAAATGGTGGATCTAAAAATAATGCTATACCAAGAGAAGCAATTGCAGAGTTATTAATAGATAATAATAAAGAAAAAGAGCTTTTAAATATAATATCTATTTTAAGAGAAGAATTTAAAAATGAATTTAGAATTAAAGATCCTAATGTTCAAATAGAAATAGAAGAATTAAAAGAAAATATAGAAAAAGTATTTTCAAAGGAAAGCACAGAAAAGGTAATAAATCTTTTATATTTATATCCGAATGGAATAAATACAGTGAGTTCTGATATTGTAGGATTAACTGAAAGTTCAACTAATATAGGAGTTCTTACAACAAAAGAAGATAAAGTAGAATATGATAGTGCTGTTAGAAGTTCAGTATTTTCTTTAAGACAAGAAATAGTTGAAAGAATAAGATGTTTAACTGAAATTTTAGGTGGGACTGTTTCTAATACAGCAGGATATCCAGAATGGCAATATAAAGAAGAATCTAAGATAAGAGAACTTTGTAAAACTGTTTACAAAGAAATGTATAATGAAGAAGCAGAAGTTGTTGCAATTCATGCAGGTGTAGAATGTGGATTATTTAAAGAAAAACTAGGAGATTTAGATATGATAAGTTTTGGACCAGATATATTTGATGCACATACTCCAAATGAACATATGAGTATTTCTTCTGTAGAAAGAGTATGGAGTTATTTGTTAGAAGTATTAAAAGAAATAAAATAG
- a CDS encoding GNAT family N-acetyltransferase, protein MIDVEFYYEDFKITSVKKNDIDILNEWIILNDKFSVDLFSLDKQLFFRRFLEYYLTEEELFLKIEKDQEIYGVFKGRLELQGKSEMFIWLYLIDSKFRNRGLGKNILMEILQYFKSQYYIDSFKVGVNLKNEKAVKFWSNVGFNKLRITKNFFEDNKYETSDLLILNKIS, encoded by the coding sequence TTGATAGATGTTGAATTTTATTATGAGGATTTTAAAATAACTAGTGTAAAAAAAAATGATATAGATATATTAAATGAATGGATAATATTAAATGATAAATTTAGTGTAGATTTATTTTCTTTAGATAAACAATTATTTTTTAGAAGGTTTTTAGAATATTATTTAACAGAAGAGGAACTGTTTTTAAAGATAGAAAAAGATCAGGAGATTTATGGTGTGTTTAAAGGGAGATTAGAATTGCAAGGAAAATCTGAAATGTTTATATGGTTATATTTAATAGATTCAAAATTTAGAAATAGAGGACTTGGTAAAAATATATTAATGGAAATTTTACAATATTTTAAGAGTCAATATTATATAGATTCTTTTAAGGTAGGTGTAAATTTAAAAAATGAAAAGGCTGTTAAATTTTGGAGTAATGTTGGATTTAATAAATTAAGAATCACAAAAAATTTCTTTGAAGATAATAAATATGAAACATCTGATTTACTAATATTAAATAAGATATCATAA
- a CDS encoding SPOR domain-containing protein, whose translation MKYTRYEYKKHGKMKPIFIILTIALLSIVIGMYFGKFIFKGNLDISSFNQQQIVVSDQEFIALQFGYYSNKDNAETAMRTIPSKYNSYIVEEDNHYRVVIGLYSKEDGEKELETLIAQGINAVKINFSISKENLEQNKIAEIINAFLKINNTLEDENVKSVKTSDYKVWCSNIINNDNLDQNNSLKEVNDYINNLPDEVNKNNVNEYLKYFYERLKNM comes from the coding sequence ATGAAATATACTAGATATGAATATAAAAAACATGGGAAGATGAAACCTATATTCATAATACTAACAATAGCTTTATTATCAATTGTAATTGGTATGTATTTTGGTAAATTCATATTTAAGGGGAATTTGGATATTAGTTCATTTAATCAACAGCAAATTGTTGTTTCAGATCAAGAATTTATAGCTCTACAATTTGGTTACTATTCTAATAAAGACAATGCAGAAACAGCAATGAGAACAATACCTTCTAAATATAATTCTTATATAGTTGAAGAAGATAATCATTATAGAGTTGTTATAGGATTATATTCTAAAGAAGATGGTGAAAAAGAATTAGAGACTTTAATAGCTCAAGGAATAAATGCTGTGAAAATTAATTTTAGTATATCTAAAGAAAATTTAGAACAAAATAAAATTGCAGAAATTATAAATGCATTTTTAAAGATAAATAATACTTTAGAAGATGAAAATGTTAAAAGTGTAAAAACATCTGATTATAAAGTTTGGTGTTCAAATATTATAAATAACGATAATTTGGATCAAAATAATAGCTTAAAAGAAGTCAATGATTATATAAATAATTTACCAGATGAAGTAAATAAAAATAATGTAAATGAATATTTAAAATACTTTTATGAAAGATTAAAAAATATGTAA
- a CDS encoding Maf-like protein has product MKVILASASQRRQELLIRLCDEFDIMVSDFDEEKVVFKNSIDEYVQNIALGKAMDIKEKLKEDAIIISADTIVTLDDKILGKPKDEEDAFNMIKLLQGRSHKVYSGVVVINTKKDLILKNSVATEVVFSKMNDNEIRKYIETKEPLDKAGAYGIQGIGGIFVEEIRGCYYNVVGLPLNKLKTMLEEAI; this is encoded by the coding sequence ATGAAAGTAATATTGGCATCTGCATCACAAAGAAGACAAGAATTACTAATTAGATTATGTGATGAATTTGATATAATGGTTAGTGATTTCGATGAAGAAAAAGTGGTATTTAAAAACTCAATTGATGAGTATGTTCAAAATATAGCATTAGGAAAAGCAATGGATATTAAAGAGAAATTAAAAGAAGATGCTATAATAATATCAGCAGATACTATAGTTACATTAGATGATAAGATACTTGGAAAACCTAAAGATGAAGAAGATGCATTCAACATGATTAAATTACTTCAAGGAAGAAGCCATAAGGTTTATTCTGGAGTAGTGGTTATTAATACTAAAAAAGATTTAATTTTAAAAAATAGTGTTGCCACAGAAGTTGTTTTTTCAAAAATGAATGACAATGAGATTAGAAAATACATAGAAACTAAGGAACCTTTAGATAAGGCAGGAGCCTATGGAATACAAGGAATAGGTGGGATTTTTGTTGAAGAAATTAGAGGGTGTTACTACAATGTTGTAGGGCTTCCTTTAAATAAATTAAAAACTATGCTTGAAGAAGCTATATAG
- the radC gene encoding RadC family protein, translating into MENSLKIKDIPKNERPKEKLLSYGADTLNNSELLAIILRTGTKGENVLQLSNRLLSEFQGLDGILEASLDDITSIKGIKEGKASQILALAELFRRFRTFKSADRDIKIMSPNDIAMLINGEMSLLKQEILKVIFLNTKNIVIGTKDVFKGSLNTSIVHPREIFKEAVNKSSTKIIICHNHPSGDPTPSKEDINITLRIKECGEIMGIQLLDHIIIGKNGFISLKEKGFI; encoded by the coding sequence ATGGAAAATAGTCTTAAAATTAAGGATATACCTAAAAATGAAAGACCTAAAGAGAAATTATTATCGTATGGAGCGGATACTTTAAATAATTCGGAATTATTAGCAATAATACTTAGAACCGGTACTAAAGGTGAAAATGTGCTTCAACTTAGCAATAGGTTATTATCAGAATTTCAAGGGTTAGATGGAATTTTAGAAGCTAGTTTAGATGATATAACATCAATAAAGGGAATTAAAGAAGGTAAGGCATCTCAAATATTAGCTTTAGCTGAACTCTTTAGGAGATTTAGAACATTTAAATCAGCGGATAGAGATATAAAAATTATGTCTCCTAATGATATAGCAATGCTAATTAATGGAGAAATGAGTTTATTAAAGCAAGAAATATTAAAAGTAATATTTCTAAATACTAAAAATATTGTAATTGGTACAAAAGATGTATTTAAAGGTAGTCTTAATACATCTATCGTCCATCCGAGAGAAATCTTTAAGGAAGCAGTAAATAAAAGTAGTACTAAAATAATAATATGTCATAATCATCCATCAGGAGATCCCACGCCAAGCAAAGAGGATATAAATATAACTCTTAGGATAAAAGAGTGTGGTGAAATTATGGGTATTCAATTGCTTGATCATATAATAATTGGAAAAAACGGCTTCATAAGCTTAAAAGAAAAAGGATTTATATAA
- a CDS encoding rod shape-determining protein yields the protein MAFFGSGKDMGIDLGTANTLVFAKGKGIVLREPSVVAMNNITRKPLAVGSEAKLMIGRTPGNIVAIRPLRDGVIADFDVAQTMLKKLIEKVSTKNAFKSPRIIVCYPSGITEVEKRAIEEATKLAGARDVILMEEPMAAAIGAGLPVSEPTGSMIVDIGGGTTEVAIISLGGIVTSRSLRVAGDELDQAIISYIKKEFNLMIGERTSEQVKMEIGSAHVTKKLNTSVNIEAASEADEENDKVNEIVEFNDDDRTMEIKGRDMISGLPKVIEITESQIREALREPVCAIIEAIKTTLEKTPPELAADIMDKGIMLAGGGALLKGLDILINEETNMPVHIAEAPLDCVVLGAGKALEDFDKISKDQRG from the coding sequence ATGGCATTTTTTGGATCTGGAAAAGATATGGGAATAGATTTAGGAACAGCAAACACATTAGTATTTGCGAAAGGAAAAGGAATAGTTTTAAGAGAACCTTCTGTTGTAGCAATGAACAATATAACTAGAAAACCGCTAGCAGTAGGTTCAGAAGCAAAACTTATGATAGGAAGAACTCCTGGAAATATAGTTGCAATAAGACCTTTAAGAGATGGAGTAATTGCAGACTTTGATGTAGCTCAAACAATGTTAAAGAAATTAATAGAAAAAGTTTCTACTAAAAATGCATTTAAGAGTCCTAGAATAATAGTTTGTTATCCATCAGGAATTACAGAGGTAGAAAAAAGAGCAATAGAAGAAGCTACTAAATTAGCTGGTGCAAGAGACGTTATATTAATGGAAGAACCAATGGCAGCAGCTATTGGAGCAGGATTACCAGTTAGTGAACCAACAGGTAGTATGATAGTAGATATCGGTGGAGGAACAACTGAAGTCGCTATTATATCATTAGGTGGTATAGTAACAAGTAGATCATTAAGAGTTGCTGGTGATGAATTAGATCAAGCAATAATTTCTTATATTAAGAAAGAATTTAACTTAATGATTGGTGAAAGAACATCAGAACAAGTTAAAATGGAAATAGGTTCAGCTCATGTAACTAAAAAACTTAATACTTCAGTAAATATTGAAGCAGCAAGTGAAGCTGACGAAGAAAATGATAAAGTAAATGAAATAGTTGAATTTAATGATGATGATAGGACTATGGAAATAAAGGGTAGAGACATGATAAGTGGTTTACCTAAGGTAATAGAAATTACAGAATCTCAAATAAGAGAAGCTTTAAGAGAGCCAGTATGTGCTATTATTGAAGCAATTAAAACAACATTAGAAAAAACACCACCAGAATTAGCAGCAGATATTATGGATAAGGGAATCATGTTAGCTGGTGGAGGAGCTTTATTAAAAGGCTTGGATATTTTAATAAACGAAGAAACAAATATGCCTGTACATATAGCAGAGGCACCTCTTGATTGTGTAGTTTTAGGAGCTGGTAAAGCTCTAGAAGATTTTGATAAGATAAGCAAAGATCAAAGAGGTTAG